In Mycoplasma sp. Mirounga ES2805-ORL, a single window of DNA contains:
- a CDS encoding DUF402 domain-containing protein — MNSKNSVFPLVGSIINVQAYKFDGTLYRQWNGVKVLRNTKQHYVLFMYKTQVAELNKRDWIFNEPVIWFMPKNSMYNCLSMLKPKTNYNYVNLSSRPIYEDNTIKFIDFDIDVKKYGSREILVVDGDEFLENSKKYKYPIDLKNKILEELDEILHNEVDEKYFFNKKVINYYIDLAKKDKSIKHNFRNTTFFAKRKFYNKKSN; from the coding sequence ATGAATTCAAAAAACTCAGTTTTTCCTCTTGTTGGGTCCATAATTAATGTCCAGGCATATAAATTTGATGGAACACTTTATAGGCAATGAAACGGTGTTAAAGTTTTAAGAAACACTAAACAACATTACGTTTTATTTATGTACAAAACACAAGTTGCAGAATTGAACAAAAGAGACTGAATTTTTAATGAACCTGTTATATGATTCATGCCCAAAAACAGCATGTATAATTGTCTATCTATGCTAAAACCTAAGACTAATTATAACTATGTTAATTTGTCGTCTAGGCCTATTTATGAGGATAATACGATAAAATTTATTGATTTTGATATAGATGTAAAAAAATATGGTTCAAGGGAAATTCTTGTTGTTGATGGAGATGAATTTTTAGAGAATTCAAAGAAATATAAATATCCTATAGATTTAAAAAATAAAATATTGGAAGAATTAGATGAAATTTTGCATAATGAAGTTGACGAAAAATACTTTTTTAATAAAAAAGTGATAAATTACTATATAGATTTAGCTAAGAAAGATAAATCTATTAAACACAATTTTAGAAACACAACTTTTTTTGCAAAAAGGAAATTTTATAATAAAAAAAGTAATTAA
- a CDS encoding ribonuclease J — protein sequence MNHINFFALGGLDENGKNCYVLEFNERIFIINSGAKIPINSQNGVDTLIPTFDYLEKNKDKIEGIFITDVKNESFSALPWLLMKIPNLNIYTSAFNKIIINDRISKYKIDNKKRNIHILNKTTKVGNLFVQPIELAGSMPGHIGLDFITPNGDILFMSNFVEGDLGIYGKLDFDDVAKIFTKRKVLAAILDSGRANYQGKAADKIKLPLTVRDVFLQTPKNERIIVGAYDEEMVSIEQILDLARETNRPVITYGKTYGQILQLIANNRPEFKLPVLEDYKNANKINNAVILVTSSTERLFARFLRITDNNDVFLKMKKSDTVIMIAPAVNGLEKLEALMLDEITRITPKIADVSANEFYRHRPARQDLIDLVNKIKPEYVIPIQGLHRYLNDSAMYISQFTDVPKKNCLVVQNGKIIHFIDGKLASTNGKIKNIGDTIIDGFGIGDISTEVIAERENLGRDGVILVSTQYNQKTKKLVGKLHVNYVGVIDKVEKQEATDIIKSTILKILEEENFDGLRDFQNKVRHVLRKKIYKTFEKEPMVIVSLIPYQ from the coding sequence ATGAATCATATTAATTTCTTTGCCTTAGGTGGTTTAGATGAAAATGGTAAAAACTGCTATGTTTTAGAATTTAATGAAAGAATTTTTATTATAAATTCAGGAGCTAAAATACCTATAAATTCTCAAAACGGTGTTGATACATTAATACCTACTTTTGATTATTTGGAAAAAAATAAGGACAAAATTGAGGGTATTTTTATTACCGATGTTAAAAATGAAAGTTTTAGTGCACTTCCTTGATTGCTAATGAAAATACCAAACTTAAATATTTACACATCAGCATTTAATAAAATTATTATAAATGACCGTATTTCAAAATATAAAATAGATAATAAAAAAAGAAATATTCACATTTTAAACAAAACCACTAAAGTAGGAAATCTATTTGTACAACCGATTGAACTTGCAGGTTCAATGCCTGGACATATAGGTTTAGATTTTATAACTCCTAATGGTGATATTTTGTTTATGTCTAATTTTGTAGAAGGCGATTTAGGTATTTATGGAAAATTAGATTTTGATGATGTTGCTAAAATATTTACAAAGCGAAAAGTCCTTGCCGCAATACTTGATTCTGGTCGAGCTAATTACCAAGGTAAAGCTGCCGATAAAATAAAATTACCTCTAACTGTTAGAGATGTCTTTTTACAAACTCCCAAAAATGAAAGAATAATAGTTGGTGCTTATGATGAAGAAATGGTATCTATTGAGCAGATTTTAGACTTAGCTAGAGAAACAAATAGACCTGTAATTACATACGGAAAAACTTATGGTCAAATATTGCAATTAATAGCTAATAACCGTCCAGAATTTAAGTTGCCAGTTCTAGAAGATTATAAAAATGCTAACAAAATAAATAATGCAGTTATTTTAGTAACCAGTTCAACAGAAAGATTATTTGCAAGATTTCTTAGAATTACAGACAATAATGACGTATTCTTAAAAATGAAAAAAAGTGACACAGTAATTATGATTGCTCCCGCGGTTAATGGATTAGAAAAATTAGAAGCACTTATGCTTGATGAGATTACAAGAATTACTCCAAAAATTGCTGATGTTTCTGCAAATGAGTTCTATCGTCATCGTCCTGCTAGACAAGACTTAATTGATCTAGTAAATAAAATTAAGCCTGAATATGTTATTCCAATACAAGGGTTACATAGATACCTAAATGATAGTGCGATGTACATTTCTCAATTCACTGATGTTCCAAAGAAAAATTGTCTTGTTGTTCAAAATGGGAAAATTATTCATTTTATTGATGGAAAATTAGCCTCAACTAATGGGAAAATAAAAAATATTGGTGACACAATTATAGATGGTTTTGGAATTGGAGATATTTCAACAGAAGTAATTGCTGAGCGTGAAAATTTAGGACGTGATGGTGTAATATTAGTATCAACTCAATACAATCAAAAAACTAAGAAACTTGTGGGTAAATTACATGTTAATTATGTAGGTGTTATTGATAAAGTAGAAAAACAAGAAGCTACAGATATAATTAAATCAACTATTTTAAAAATTCTTGAAGAAGAAAATTTTGACGGTTTAAGAGATTTTCAAAATAAAGTTCGTCATGTTTTAAGAAAGAAAATATACAAGACATTTGAAAAAGAGCCTATGGTTATAGTCTCTTTAATCCCTTATCAATAA
- a CDS encoding LacI family DNA-binding transcriptional regulator — MKNFSYKDIAEIAKVSVSTVSRYYNGGYVSEKTKTKIEKIINDNRCFRSSDIEKSKIHDPNSIFIIVPEWEKKTNIEVVNGIYKRAYQKGRRSFVLYTPSSPEEYINTIKYAQKWKPGAIIFFLPNDKDEGIVNYIKTEVSNETISIVYGREIKGIDSIWVDYQKSFYSLTSVFLDLVNHGNDKNVAFVYEDSIPENKVKTRWNGFKASCSVKGIIPLRYSFSLTNVNSLKEMKTKLQTSKINSIVCATHSVYEILAATLKDINLCDIGYANVYDSFKTYKAKLFIDYVELGLKIEEMVEKAFQHKEMNENLKKDGGEEIIKEPEAILYKPRIFY, encoded by the coding sequence ATGAAAAATTTTTCTTATAAAGATATAGCAGAAATAGCAAAAGTTAGTGTAAGCACTGTAAGTAGATATTATAATGGTGGTTATGTTAGCGAAAAGACAAAAACTAAGATTGAAAAAATAATTAACGATAATCGTTGTTTTCGTAGTTCGGACATTGAAAAAAGCAAAATACATGATCCTAACTCAATATTTATAATTGTTCCTGAGTGGGAAAAGAAAACTAATATTGAAGTTGTAAATGGTATCTATAAAAGAGCTTATCAAAAAGGAAGAAGATCGTTTGTATTATATACACCTTCATCACCTGAAGAATATATAAACACAATTAAATATGCTCAAAAATGAAAACCTGGTGCAATTATCTTTTTCTTGCCAAATGATAAAGATGAAGGGATTGTTAATTACATTAAAACAGAAGTTTCTAATGAAACAATTTCAATTGTTTATGGAAGGGAAATTAAGGGAATTGATTCAATTTGAGTTGATTATCAAAAATCATTTTATTCATTAACAAGTGTGTTTTTAGATCTTGTAAATCATGGGAATGATAAAAATGTTGCATTCGTTTATGAAGACAGTATCCCTGAAAATAAAGTTAAAACAAGATGAAATGGATTTAAAGCTTCATGTTCAGTAAAAGGGATAATACCTTTAAGATATTCATTTTCATTAACTAACGTTAATTCTTTAAAAGAAATGAAAACTAAACTACAAACTTCTAAAATTAATAGTATAGTTTGTGCAACGCATAGTGTTTATGAAATTTTAGCTGCAACTTTAAAAGATATAAATCTATGTGATATTGGGTATGCTAACGTATATGACTCATTCAAGACGTATAAAGCAAAATTATTTATCGACTATGTTGAATTAGGATTAAAAATCGAAGAAATGGTTGAAAAAGCATTTCAACATAAAGAAATGAATGAAAATCTTAAAAAAGATGGTGGAGAAGAAATTATTAAAGAACCAGAAGCAATTTTGTATAAACCAAGAATTTTCTATTAA
- a CDS encoding ABC transporter permease has translation MRQINILLKRNMIRFWKSKTRIFFTFLSPLFYLLIYFLFVKNTISRNAPTAEIGKIMADSYLLFGIVSVTTLTSALSICSIMMEDKENQVLPDLLITPTKSSHIRFAYVLSNFIINTVVSLFVFIIVIIYMAINKTLINPWTNYVAFIPLIVVSTLINALIFTLIVSFIKQRTIYTVLVSIVSSVIGFFIGAYTPWNIMPDFILQISSEFPQTQLTNIFKWLSLGSNEVYGPKFLPANEFILFGKEINIWQSIAYVGGFVAILAIINLTYKFKLQK, from the coding sequence ATGAGACAAATTAATATTCTATTAAAAAGAAATATGATCAGATTTTGAAAAAGTAAAACAAGAATATTCTTTACATTTTTAAGCCCACTATTTTATTTGCTTATCTACTTCCTATTTGTTAAAAACACGATTTCAAGAAATGCTCCAACTGCTGAAATTGGAAAAATAATGGCTGATAGTTATTTATTGTTCGGGATTGTTTCTGTTACAACATTAACTAGTGCATTATCAATTTGTTCAATTATGATGGAAGATAAAGAAAATCAAGTACTACCTGATTTACTAATTACACCAACTAAATCTTCACACATTAGATTTGCTTATGTATTATCTAACTTTATTATAAACACAGTAGTTTCATTATTTGTTTTTATTATAGTTATTATTTATATGGCTATTAATAAAACACTAATAAACCCATGAACAAATTATGTTGCATTTATTCCATTGATTGTTGTTTCCACATTAATTAATGCATTAATTTTTACATTAATAGTTAGTTTTATAAAACAAAGAACAATTTACACTGTATTAGTTTCAATTGTTTCTTCTGTAATTGGTTTTTTTATTGGTGCTTATACACCTTGAAATATAATGCCAGATTTCATTTTACAAATATCATCGGAATTTCCTCAAACTCAACTTACTAATATATTTAAGTGATTAAGTTTAGGAAGTAATGAGGTATATGGTCCAAAATTTTTACCAGCAAATGAATTTATCTTATTTGGCAAAGAAATTAATATTTGACAATCAATAGCTTATGTTGGTGGGTTCGTTGCTATTCTTGCAATAATAAACTTAACCTACAAATTTAAATTACAAAAATAA
- a CDS encoding ABC transporter ATP-binding protein: MENILSISNLSKSFKEKKALDDLSFSVKKGQLFGFLGLNGAGKSTTLNIILGLIKRDSGEVLIEGESIDKEIRKIRNKIGVVFQQSILDPELSVYENLYVRAALYKDVLKDKNVKEAVSNIISKFNLHDIQKQRYSTLSGGQKRRVDIARALIHNPSILFLDEPTTGLDPSSRKLVWKILSDIQSENKLTILLTTHYMEEANNCDYAVIIQNGKKIVEGTPAELKSRYSKTTVVCFKNSHKDFEKELTKKHFEFKNYGNKIEIFFNDFQSAKEFVSKYNSYLEDYELLKGNMDTVFLNVTKGGNNETN, encoded by the coding sequence ATGGAAAATATTTTAAGTATTAGCAATTTAAGTAAATCTTTTAAAGAAAAGAAAGCGCTTGATGACCTTTCGTTTAGTGTTAAAAAAGGCCAATTATTCGGCTTTTTAGGTTTAAATGGCGCCGGTAAATCCACTACTCTAAATATCATTTTAGGTTTGATAAAAAGAGATTCTGGAGAAGTTTTGATTGAGGGTGAATCTATAGATAAAGAAATAAGAAAAATTAGAAATAAAATTGGTGTCGTATTTCAACAATCAATTCTAGATCCTGAACTTTCAGTTTATGAAAATTTATATGTTAGAGCGGCACTTTATAAAGATGTTCTTAAAGATAAAAACGTTAAAGAGGCTGTTTCAAATATAATAAGTAAATTTAATCTTCATGATATTCAAAAACAACGTTATTCAACTTTATCGGGTGGTCAAAAAAGAAGAGTTGATATAGCTAGAGCCTTAATTCACAATCCATCAATTTTGTTTTTAGATGAACCAACAACAGGTTTGGATCCAAGCTCAAGGAAGTTAGTTTGAAAAATATTGAGCGATATTCAATCAGAAAATAAATTAACTATCTTATTGACAACACATTACATGGAAGAAGCTAATAATTGTGACTACGCCGTAATTATTCAAAATGGTAAAAAAATTGTCGAAGGTACTCCCGCAGAATTAAAATCAAGATATTCAAAAACAACAGTGGTTTGTTTTAAAAATTCTCACAAAGATTTTGAAAAAGAATTAACTAAGAAACATTTTGAATTTAAGAATTATGGAAATAAAATTGAGATATTCTTTAATGATTTTCAATCAGCAAAAGAGTTTGTGTCAAAATACAATTCATATTTAGAGGATTATGAATTATTAAAAGGAAACATGGATACAGTATTTTTGAATGTAACAAAGGGAGGCAACAATGAGACAAATTAA
- a CDS encoding co-chaperone YbbN: MFKEISKDEYNSNIKDSKDFYVLVFHALWCPPCKMLKNSLLELSEKDDITVYRVDVDKYTDLAREFGVTSMPTWFIFKDGKMIHKGMGYQPYPIFRDTVLNFK; this comes from the coding sequence ATGTTTAAAGAAATTTCAAAAGATGAATACAATTCAAATATTAAAGATTCAAAAGATTTTTACGTTTTAGTTTTTCATGCCCTTTGATGTCCACCATGTAAAATGTTAAAAAATTCATTATTAGAATTAAGTGAAAAAGATGACATTACAGTTTATAGAGTAGATGTTGACAAATACACTGATCTTGCAAGAGAATTTGGAGTAACAAGTATGCCAACATGATTCATTTTTAAAGATGGAAAAATGATACACAAAGGTATGGGTTACCAACCTTACCCAATTTTTAGGGATACTGTTTTGAACTTTAAATAA
- the smpB gene encoding SsrA-binding protein: MKLISDNKRGIHGYKIIDKYECGLVLKGWEVKSARAGTVNLTNSYCFFNRKNELFLCNSTFKQFMLLKVNETGDRKLLMHKRELIRLKSKLERLGSATIKPIKIYFNEHSKIKIEIALVVGMNKKDKREDLKKKESEKYIKKVQDKYL, from the coding sequence ATGAAATTAATAAGTGATAACAAGCGCGGAATACATGGTTATAAAATAATTGATAAATATGAATGCGGCTTAGTCTTAAAGGGCTGAGAGGTAAAATCAGCTAGAGCTGGAACTGTTAATCTAACTAATTCATATTGTTTTTTCAATCGTAAAAATGAATTATTTTTATGCAATTCTACTTTTAAACAATTTATGCTTCTAAAAGTTAATGAAACTGGAGATAGAAAACTGCTAATGCACAAACGCGAACTTATAAGGCTTAAGAGCAAATTAGAAAGACTTGGATCTGCTACTATTAAACCGATAAAAATATACTTTAATGAACATTCAAAAATTAAAATTGAAATTGCTCTTGTTGTAGGCATGAATAAAAAAGACAAAAGAGAAGATTTAAAGAAAAAAGAATCTGAAAAATACATAAAAAAGGTACAAGATAAGTACCTTTAA
- the rsmI gene encoding 16S rRNA (cytidine(1402)-2'-O)-methyltransferase, giving the protein MSKLYIIGTPIGNLNDITLRALETLKFVDIIACEDTRVTQKLLNHYSINKPVITYSKIREDVAAKNIISLLKSEKNIGVVSDAGMPLISDPGFNIIKIARDENIDVEIIPGVSALTTAFSWSALSNKFCFEGFPSEKKNKRQEELKNIIPDYAYIYFVSPHKIMNFIEDIDLVLGDEADIFLAKELTKIYEQFFSGTAKEIKKILESKSIKGEFTMVLKLKPKKRIKVNKYENKKNN; this is encoded by the coding sequence ATGAGTAAATTATACATAATTGGAACCCCAATAGGCAATCTAAATGATATAACTCTAAGGGCTCTTGAAACATTAAAATTTGTTGACATAATAGCTTGTGAGGACACCAGAGTTACACAAAAACTTCTAAATCATTATTCAATAAATAAACCAGTTATCACATATTCAAAAATACGCGAAGATGTTGCTGCTAAAAATATTATATCTCTATTAAAAAGTGAAAAAAATATAGGTGTTGTTTCAGATGCTGGTATGCCGTTAATAAGTGACCCGGGTTTTAATATTATTAAAATTGCAAGAGATGAAAATATTGATGTTGAAATTATTCCTGGTGTGAGTGCATTAACAACCGCTTTTTCTTGAAGTGCATTATCAAATAAATTTTGCTTTGAGGGCTTTCCTAGTGAAAAGAAAAATAAGAGACAGGAAGAATTAAAAAATATTATTCCGGATTATGCATATATTTATTTTGTATCGCCACATAAAATAATGAATTTCATCGAAGATATTGATCTAGTTCTAGGAGATGAAGCTGATATTTTTTTAGCAAAAGAACTGACAAAGATTTATGAACAATTCTTTTCTGGAACTGCAAAAGAGATTAAAAAGATATTAGAATCTAAAAGCATTAAAGGTGAATTCACCATGGTACTAAAATTAAAACCTAAAAAAAGAATTAAAGTTAATAAATATGAAAATAAAAAGAATAATTAG
- a CDS encoding DNA polymerase III subunit delta', translating into MIDKTLEKIIDNSIKADKLAHCYLLKSEKGVDFNESILYIINRINNSTFDTLSSETLPYNVSILGEKNESSKLTKDGINDAFENSFYSNIEENKKSIFILKNIENAHPNALNSLLKTIEEPNSNTIFIFTTNNINKVLKTIKSRSLIINIKKQSNSELKKYLQQNSFSDVESWFFSYIFNDIKEIEEYTSKESIKHIFSMLQIMENNINDQYSLHLFLSKFNKKDLKNEFIVLIKTLMFVYSWQWNINIKVIDNLKKLYNKIIKANFDLKACFIVLEDFLSNLNDSLNFFLQAEKTMIKVMRIYE; encoded by the coding sequence AAGCTGATAAATTAGCTCATTGTTATTTGCTAAAAAGCGAAAAAGGCGTTGACTTTAACGAATCAATTTTATATATTATTAATAGAATAAATAACTCTACTTTTGATACTTTATCTAGTGAAACTCTACCATACAACGTTTCAATTTTAGGCGAAAAAAATGAATCATCCAAACTTACAAAAGATGGAATAAATGACGCTTTTGAGAATTCATTTTACAGCAATATTGAAGAAAATAAAAAATCAATTTTCATATTAAAAAATATAGAGAATGCACACCCTAATGCGCTTAATTCATTATTAAAAACAATTGAAGAGCCTAATAGCAATACAATATTTATTTTTACAACCAATAATATTAATAAAGTTTTAAAGACAATTAAATCTCGTTCATTAATAATAAACATAAAAAAACAATCAAATTCAGAACTTAAAAAATATTTACAACAAAATTCATTTAGCGATGTTGAATCGTGATTTTTTAGTTATATTTTTAATGACATAAAGGAAATAGAAGAATATACAAGTAAGGAATCAATAAAACATATTTTTAGTATGCTGCAAATAATGGAAAATAATATAAATGATCAATATTCACTGCATTTATTTCTATCTAAATTTAACAAAAAGGATTTAAAAAATGAATTTATAGTATTAATTAAAACTTTGATGTTTGTCTACTCATGACAATGAAATATAAATATAAAAGTTATTGATAATTTAAAGAAATTATACAATAAAATAATTAAAGCAAATTTTGACTTAAAAGCTTGTTTTATAGTACTGGAGGACTTTTTAAGCAATCTTAATGATTCATTAAATTTCTTTTTGCAAGCTGAAAAAACCATGATAAAAGTAATGAGGATATATGAGTAA
- the def gene encoding peptide deformylase yields the protein MKYEINLPKLPNQVLREKSKNVPIPLTEEDIQLAEKMIWHISESQKPNSKFQPGVGVAAVQYGILKNVFHINIDGFRFNNETYFLNDVFFNPKIIAKGNYDAALSSGEGCLSVGPNTKGQEGYVIRKNRIVFEAYSYREKKVKRFDLSGYPAIVAQHELDHLEGKLFIDRINKTNPTLKPANIEIISPEWD from the coding sequence ATGAAATATGAAATAAATTTACCCAAATTACCAAATCAAGTTTTAAGAGAAAAATCTAAAAATGTACCAATACCTTTAACAGAAGAGGATATTCAATTAGCTGAAAAAATGATATGACACATATCAGAAAGTCAAAAGCCAAATTCAAAATTTCAACCAGGTGTTGGTGTTGCTGCTGTTCAATATGGAATTTTAAAAAATGTTTTTCACATCAATATCGATGGTTTTAGATTTAACAACGAAACATATTTTTTAAATGATGTTTTCTTTAATCCTAAAATCATTGCAAAAGGAAATTATGACGCAGCGCTTTCTAGTGGCGAAGGGTGTTTAAGTGTTGGACCAAATACAAAAGGACAAGAAGGATACGTTATTAGAAAAAATAGAATTGTTTTTGAAGCTTATTCATATAGAGAAAAAAAAGTAAAGAGATTTGATTTATCAGGGTATCCAGCAATTGTTGCACAGCATGAATTAGATCATCTTGAAGGGAAGTTATTTATTGATAGAATCAATAAAACAAATCCAACATTAAAACCAGCTAATATTGAAATAATAAGTCCAGAATGAGACTAA